In a single window of the Synechococcus sp. HK05 genome:
- a CDS encoding sigma factor SigF, which yields MFPPFFGCGDSTNPQQCRRRHQERKLHTLTFWRDGLERQLAAINAAISTLERQMQDSADA from the coding sequence ATGTTCCCGCCATTCTTTGGCTGCGGAGACAGCACCAACCCCCAGCAGTGCCGCCGCCGTCATCAGGAGCGCAAGCTCCACACCCTCACCTTCTGGCGGGATGGGCTGGAGCGTCAGCTGGCGGCGATCAACGCCGCGATCAGCACCCTTGAGCGCCAGATGCAGGACTCAGCTGACGCCTGA
- the rlmD gene encoding 23S rRNA (uracil(1939)-C(5))-methyltransferase RlmD yields MPTATALKLGQTFELSIDGLGHEGQGVGRWNELVVFVPGALPGERVVARLRRQAKRHLEAELVGVEEPAAERRKPACILTDRCGGCSLQHCDDTAQAELKTDLVRQALQRLGQLQVEVLPIFSAASPLGYRNRALIPLERTPEGQLRAGYYRRGSHKIVNMNRCPVLDPRIDGLIAALKADLETTRWPVDVNLSSGGGLRHLALRVGHHSGEVLITLVSSHNNLPGLEALANEWMQRWPEVVGVNLNIQPKASNVVLGPDTHQVAGRSWLLERFAGQELRIAADTFFQVNTAQAERVVPLLTAFFSEPPQSQVLEAYSGIGTFSLPLAAAGLDVLGLELHPGSVEQARANAERNQLPRARFEQADVAASLAEHLTWAESLLVDPPRKGLTPEVMEAILQAPPRRLAYISCNPATLARDLGRLTSEAGYRLRPVHPVDFFPQTSHVECVALLERE; encoded by the coding sequence ATGCCCACGGCAACCGCCTTGAAGCTGGGCCAGACGTTTGAGCTGAGCATCGATGGGCTCGGCCATGAGGGGCAGGGGGTGGGCCGCTGGAACGAGTTGGTGGTGTTCGTGCCCGGTGCCCTGCCTGGTGAGCGCGTGGTGGCGCGGCTGCGGCGGCAGGCCAAGCGCCACCTGGAAGCCGAGCTGGTGGGCGTGGAGGAGCCGGCAGCGGAGCGGCGCAAGCCCGCCTGCATCCTCACGGACCGCTGCGGCGGCTGCTCGCTGCAGCACTGCGACGACACTGCCCAGGCGGAGCTCAAAACCGATCTGGTGCGCCAGGCGCTGCAGCGGCTCGGTCAGCTCCAGGTGGAGGTGTTGCCGATCTTCAGTGCCGCCAGCCCCCTGGGCTATCGCAACCGCGCCTTGATCCCGTTGGAGCGCACGCCGGAGGGCCAGTTGCGGGCTGGGTATTACCGGCGCGGCAGCCACAAGATCGTGAACATGAACCGCTGCCCGGTGCTCGATCCACGCATCGATGGGCTGATCGCGGCGCTCAAAGCCGATCTGGAAACCACGCGCTGGCCGGTGGATGTGAACCTGAGCAGCGGTGGCGGCCTGCGCCACTTGGCCCTGCGGGTGGGGCATCACAGCGGTGAGGTGTTGATCACGCTGGTGAGCAGCCACAACAACCTGCCTGGGCTGGAAGCGCTCGCCAACGAATGGATGCAGCGCTGGCCGGAGGTGGTGGGGGTGAATCTCAACATCCAGCCCAAAGCCAGCAATGTGGTGCTCGGCCCTGATACCCACCAGGTGGCGGGACGCTCCTGGCTGCTGGAGCGCTTTGCCGGCCAGGAACTGCGCATTGCCGCCGACACCTTCTTTCAGGTGAACACCGCCCAGGCCGAGCGGGTGGTGCCATTGCTCACGGCCTTCTTCAGTGAACCTCCGCAGAGCCAGGTGCTGGAGGCCTACAGCGGCATCGGCACCTTTTCACTGCCGTTGGCGGCGGCCGGGCTGGATGTGCTCGGGCTGGAGCTGCATCCGGGCTCGGTGGAGCAGGCGCGCGCCAATGCCGAGCGCAACCAGCTGCCCCGCGCCCGCTTTGAGCAGGCGGATGTAGCGGCCTCGCTGGCCGAACACCTCACCTGGGCTGAATCCCTGCTCGTGGACCCACCGCGTAAGGGCCTCACGCCCGAGGTGATGGAGGCGATTCTCCAGGCACCGCCGCGGCGCCTGGCCTACATCAGCTGCAACCCCGCCACCCTCGCGCGTGACCTGGGCCGCCTCACCAGCGAAGCCGGTTACCGGCTGCGGCCTGTGCATCCGGTGGATTTCTTCCCCCAGACGAGCCACGTGGAGTGCGTGGCCCTACTCGAGCGCGAGTAA
- a CDS encoding DUF3370 family protein translates to MKVLFLALLGSVIVAPVPSQAYVALMAGQSARPLGGTFNNVPVLHSNQPEEVLGPGILVDTRPGSAIAAETNQPLANATYTFNGEFGLHVHHKYDPADRSRVRGANGRRGELTLATILINPGSRPVHIRFKKGAVRNSFEAPYLANNLMGVKPLGPRPWNTGPGDATAVQMLRGQLDRKLEDEITIPPNSRIVLFSTALPALGIANGLLRGRSDGPFQMAVVAARDPQSDADILAVLDSKRLAPGRIYLSRIRQIQEGIVFSRVGGVALGDTYTASLSHDLSQGSLHVPLTSTNRHHFGTREVQVNQLAVRMIDSSLDNVGTYGVLFDVQLNLQGSGPHQLVFSHPTPNGKQFTAFRGSIGIETDEGYREVHVGMRSGQSLPIASLNLKPGQNNPVKVSLVYPADATPGHLLSVVPDQQLAQLRQREQVLAAAQATKPKPAPSAPAAPAAPAVANAPAPAPAKPKPRVAASKPKPQAPAVVATPGWMQPLPPVPSMQGLPPAVITPTRMSQSLMERYQQAVQAQQQLMNSLMGR, encoded by the coding sequence ATGAAGGTGTTGTTTCTGGCGCTGCTCGGCAGCGTGATCGTGGCGCCCGTTCCGTCTCAGGCCTATGTGGCGCTGATGGCCGGGCAATCGGCTCGCCCCTTGGGCGGCACGTTTAACAACGTGCCGGTGCTGCACTCCAACCAACCCGAAGAGGTGCTCGGCCCCGGGATCCTGGTGGACACCCGCCCTGGCTCAGCGATTGCAGCCGAGACCAACCAGCCACTGGCCAACGCCACCTACACCTTCAACGGTGAGTTCGGCCTGCACGTTCACCACAAATACGATCCGGCTGATCGCAGCCGTGTGCGTGGCGCCAATGGCCGCCGCGGTGAACTCACCCTGGCCACGATCCTGATCAACCCGGGCTCGCGCCCGGTGCACATCCGCTTCAAGAAAGGGGCGGTGCGCAACAGCTTCGAGGCGCCTTACCTCGCCAACAACCTGATGGGGGTGAAGCCCCTCGGCCCGCGCCCCTGGAACACTGGCCCTGGTGACGCCACCGCTGTGCAGATGCTGCGCGGTCAGCTCGACCGGAAACTCGAGGACGAGATCACGATCCCGCCCAACAGCCGCATTGTGTTGTTCAGCACAGCCCTACCGGCTCTGGGCATCGCCAACGGATTGCTGCGGGGCCGCAGTGATGGGCCTTTCCAGATGGCCGTGGTCGCCGCCCGTGATCCCCAAAGTGATGCCGACATCCTGGCAGTGCTCGACAGCAAACGCCTCGCGCCCGGCCGCATCTATCTGAGCCGGATTCGCCAGATCCAGGAGGGCATTGTGTTTTCGCGGGTGGGAGGCGTGGCCCTGGGCGATACATACACCGCCAGCCTCAGCCATGACCTCAGTCAAGGCTCTTTGCACGTCCCACTAACAAGCACTAATCGGCACCACTTTGGCACGCGTGAAGTTCAGGTGAACCAGTTGGCGGTACGGATGATCGATTCATCGCTCGACAACGTGGGCACCTATGGCGTTCTCTTCGATGTGCAGCTGAACCTGCAAGGTTCGGGTCCACATCAATTGGTCTTCAGTCATCCCACCCCCAATGGAAAGCAATTCACCGCCTTCCGTGGCTCAATTGGCATCGAAACCGATGAGGGCTACCGCGAGGTTCATGTGGGCATGCGCTCCGGTCAGAGCCTGCCGATTGCCTCGCTGAATCTCAAGCCGGGCCAAAACAACCCTGTGAAGGTGAGCCTGGTGTATCCGGCTGACGCCACACCCGGGCACCTGCTCAGCGTGGTGCCCGACCAGCAGCTCGCGCAGCTTCGCCAGCGGGAGCAGGTCCTGGCCGCCGCGCAGGCCACCAAGCCCAAGCCTGCACCGAGCGCACCCGCCGCGCCCGCCGCCCCAGCTGTTGCCAACGCCCCAGCTCCTGCTCCGGCGAAGCCGAAGCCCCGGGTCGCAGCCTCGAAGCCAAAGCCTCAGGCCCCTGCTGTGGTGGCGACCCCCGGATGGATGCAGCCACTGCCGCCCGTACCGAGCATGCAGGGGCTGCCCCCTGCGGTGATCACACCGACCCGGATGAGCCAGAGCCTGATGGAGCGCTACCAACAAGCGGTGCAGGCACAACAGCAGCTGATGAATTCCCTGATGGGCCGATAA
- the rpmG gene encoding 50S ribosomal protein L33 encodes MAKNKGVRIVITLECTECRSNPAKRSPGVSRYTTQKNRRNTTERIELKKFCPHCNQSTVHKEIK; translated from the coding sequence ATGGCTAAGAACAAGGGCGTCCGGATCGTGATCACTCTCGAGTGCACCGAATGCCGGTCCAACCCCGCCAAGCGGTCTCCTGGTGTGTCCCGTTACACCACCCAGAAGAACCGCCGCAACACCACTGAACGGATCGAACTGAAGAAGTTCTGCCCGCACTGCAACCAGTCGACGGTCCACAAAGAGATCAAGTGA
- a CDS encoding J domain-containing protein, protein MPGFVRRQAQAVKRSLAEQATPSSDDRANALALIPSDALAEALQRAQQHWLEIYGTPPSEAAQDAALTWLARDIWPQSDHSDGRPFSWGLAQQVLMSFAPGWLAGDPSLDRVITAAGILEDPFGANSLAMRVPTLITRFVQRQRSRQKRRTSFDAIDQSMTVHGALRLLQLPTIADRPYTLKEIREAYREQAQSHHPDAGGSADAMRRLNEAYQFLKERYRQAA, encoded by the coding sequence TTGCCCGGATTTGTGCGTAGGCAAGCCCAGGCGGTGAAGCGCAGCCTGGCTGAACAGGCCACCCCAAGTAGCGACGACCGCGCGAACGCCCTGGCCCTGATCCCATCCGACGCATTAGCCGAGGCGCTCCAACGCGCGCAACAGCATTGGCTGGAGATCTACGGAACACCCCCCAGCGAAGCCGCGCAGGATGCAGCGCTCACTTGGCTGGCTCGAGACATCTGGCCCCAGTCGGACCACAGCGATGGTCGCCCCTTCAGCTGGGGCCTGGCACAGCAGGTGTTGATGTCGTTTGCCCCCGGCTGGCTGGCGGGAGATCCAAGTCTTGACCGGGTGATCACCGCCGCCGGCATCTTGGAGGACCCCTTCGGGGCCAACAGCCTGGCGATGCGGGTCCCCACCTTGATCACGCGGTTCGTGCAACGACAACGCAGCCGACAGAAACGGCGCACGTCGTTTGATGCCATCGACCAATCGATGACCGTGCATGGCGCCCTGCGCCTGCTGCAACTACCCACCATCGCGGATCGGCCATACACGCTTAAGGAGATTCGCGAGGCCTATCGAGAACAGGCCCAGAGCCACCACCCCGATGCAGGGGGTTCCGCCGATGCGATGCGTCGCTTGAACGAGGCGTATCAGTTCCTCAAGGAGCGCTACCGGCAGGCCGCATAG
- a CDS encoding allophycocyanin subunit alpha-B — protein sequence MSVVRDLILQADDQLRYPTGGELRSMVEFLSTGASRMSVVKALTENEKKIVDEAAKQLFSRKPEYVAPGGNAYGQKQRAQCLRDFGWYLRLVTYGVLAGSTEMIQKIGLEGAREMYNSLGVPMPGMVESMRCLKEASLVLLNNDDAALAAPYFDFLIQGMQTPC from the coding sequence ATGAGCGTCGTACGCGATCTGATCCTGCAGGCCGACGATCAACTGCGCTATCCCACCGGCGGTGAGCTCCGTTCGATGGTGGAGTTCCTCTCCACTGGCGCCAGCCGCATGTCTGTGGTGAAGGCGCTCACCGAGAACGAGAAAAAAATCGTCGACGAAGCCGCCAAGCAGCTGTTCAGCCGCAAGCCCGAGTATGTGGCCCCCGGCGGAAATGCCTACGGACAAAAGCAACGCGCCCAGTGCCTGCGTGATTTCGGCTGGTACCTGCGCCTGGTCACCTACGGCGTCCTGGCCGGCAGCACCGAGATGATCCAGAAGATCGGTCTCGAAGGCGCCCGCGAGATGTACAACAGCCTCGGCGTCCCCATGCCCGGCATGGTGGAGTCGATGCGCTGCCTCAAGGAAGCGTCTCTGGTTCTGCTCAACAACGACGATGCAGCCCTCGCTGCTCCTTACTTCGACTTCCTGATCCAGGGGATGCAGACACCCTGCTGA
- a CDS encoding RNB domain-containing ribonuclease, translating to MQESRGAQLAVVEAIQGSKARLRIGFDAKQSVLPQRQLELICPLSTGADAPQRLGASPWNLTAESLARAALSRRAWGAAWLLLLESDETVALADFADLVCGGTDPAQLAVCWLELVGPQQWFRFKQGEIQARSAAELKPLRRERRVKQLAEQREQEWIQLLRARQPVQAEALPAEQQRRLEALKQLAASHVELEQLDPLLRQSLSALHLGHDRGDLRHLLVDLGQWDRHHLVSMGGTTWSLGFSAELEAEAERLLALNEQELPGDAERLDLTGQRCVTIDDDDTRDIDDGLALERRPDGGLRLWIHVADPGRLVEPESPLDLEARRRGSSLYLASGNLPMFPLELTTGPFSLRAGVRSAAWSTWVDLDVEGDIADYGIVRSWVKPTFRLSYSDADDLIDLAPPEEPDLADLDQLLDRRRQWRVRQGALLMDLPEGRIRSRDGEPVLEISEPSPSRAMVAEAMILAGALAARFGVEHGVALPYRSQLPAELPPQAELDALPDGAVRFAAIKRCLSRGLMGTQAAPHFSLGLPAYAQATSPIRRYGDLVVQRQIQAQLSGGSPLSEDALQELLSGFDGAVREGIGISREDQRHWQQVWFETHKSSQWRADFLRWLRPQDRLGLVRIDDLALDLAAECPQNAQPGEALLLRVHQVDSLRDQLRLVASAS from the coding sequence GTGCAGGAGTCTCGCGGAGCCCAGCTCGCGGTTGTCGAAGCGATCCAAGGCAGCAAAGCTCGCCTGAGGATTGGCTTCGATGCCAAACAATCCGTGTTGCCCCAGCGTCAGCTGGAGCTCATTTGCCCCCTGTCCACCGGTGCCGACGCACCGCAGCGGTTGGGGGCTTCGCCTTGGAATCTCACGGCCGAATCACTCGCGCGAGCTGCTCTCAGCCGTCGCGCCTGGGGCGCAGCCTGGCTCCTGCTCCTGGAATCGGATGAGACGGTTGCGCTCGCCGACTTTGCTGATCTCGTGTGCGGTGGCACCGATCCAGCGCAGCTGGCGGTGTGCTGGCTGGAGCTGGTGGGCCCGCAGCAGTGGTTTCGCTTCAAGCAGGGGGAGATCCAAGCGCGCAGCGCCGCTGAACTGAAACCGCTGCGACGCGAGCGGCGTGTCAAACAGCTGGCCGAGCAGCGCGAGCAGGAATGGATTCAGCTGCTGCGCGCCCGCCAGCCTGTCCAGGCTGAAGCGCTGCCAGCTGAGCAGCAACGCCGGCTGGAGGCCCTGAAGCAGCTGGCGGCCAGCCATGTGGAGCTCGAGCAGCTCGACCCCCTGCTGCGCCAGAGCCTCAGTGCACTGCACCTGGGCCACGACCGCGGCGATCTGCGCCATCTGCTGGTGGACCTGGGCCAGTGGGACCGGCACCATCTCGTGTCGATGGGGGGCACCACCTGGAGCCTGGGCTTCAGCGCTGAGCTGGAGGCTGAAGCCGAGCGCCTGTTGGCGCTGAACGAGCAGGAGCTCCCCGGCGATGCGGAGCGGCTCGATCTCACCGGCCAACGCTGCGTCACGATTGACGACGACGACACCCGCGACATCGACGACGGCCTGGCGCTGGAGCGCCGCCCAGATGGCGGCTTGCGGCTGTGGATCCACGTAGCGGATCCAGGCCGTCTGGTGGAGCCGGAGTCGCCCCTGGATCTGGAAGCCCGCCGGCGCGGCAGCAGCCTCTATTTGGCCAGCGGCAATCTGCCCATGTTCCCGCTGGAGCTCACCACCGGCCCCTTCAGCCTGCGGGCCGGTGTGCGCAGTGCCGCCTGGAGCACCTGGGTGGATCTCGATGTCGAAGGCGACATCGCCGATTACGGCATCGTGCGCAGCTGGGTGAAACCCACCTTCCGGCTGAGTTACAGCGATGCCGATGATCTGATTGATCTGGCCCCGCCGGAGGAGCCCGATCTGGCCGATCTTGATCAGCTGCTCGATCGGCGCCGCCAGTGGCGGGTGCGCCAGGGCGCCTTGCTGATGGATCTGCCCGAAGGTCGCATCCGCAGCCGTGATGGTGAACCGGTGCTGGAGATCAGCGAACCGAGCCCGTCTCGGGCGATGGTGGCCGAGGCCATGATCCTGGCGGGTGCGCTTGCAGCCCGCTTCGGCGTGGAACATGGGGTGGCGCTGCCCTACCGCAGCCAGCTGCCGGCTGAACTGCCCCCGCAGGCGGAGCTCGATGCCCTGCCGGATGGAGCGGTGCGCTTTGCCGCGATCAAGCGCTGCCTGAGCCGGGGCCTGATGGGCACTCAGGCTGCTCCGCATTTCAGCCTGGGCCTGCCGGCCTACGCCCAGGCCACCTCCCCGATCCGCCGCTACGGCGATCTGGTGGTGCAACGCCAGATCCAGGCTCAGCTGAGCGGTGGCAGCCCCCTCAGTGAGGACGCGCTGCAGGAGCTGCTCAGCGGTTTCGATGGAGCAGTGCGCGAGGGCATCGGCATCTCCCGCGAAGACCAGCGCCACTGGCAGCAAGTGTGGTTCGAAACCCACAAGAGCAGCCAATGGCGCGCTGATTTCCTGCGCTGGCTGCGGCCCCAGGACCGGCTCGGCCTGGTGCGCATTGATGATCTGGCCCTGGACCTGGCGGCCGAATGCCCTCAGAACGCCCAGCCCGGCGAAGCGCTGCTGCTGCGGGTGCATCAGGTGGATTCGCTGCGGGATCAGCTGAGGCTGGTGGCGTCAGCCAGCTGA
- the rpsR gene encoding 30S ribosomal protein S18: MASSFFKKRLSPIKPGDPIDYKDVDLLKKFITERGKILPRRLTGLTAKQQRDLTNAVKRARIVALLPFVNPEG; encoded by the coding sequence ATGGCTAGTTCCTTCTTCAAGAAACGCCTTTCGCCGATTAAGCCCGGCGATCCGATCGACTACAAGGATGTCGATCTGCTCAAGAAGTTCATCACCGAGCGCGGCAAAATCCTGCCCCGCCGTCTGACGGGCCTCACCGCCAAGCAGCAACGCGACCTCACCAATGCTGTGAAGCGCGCCCGCATCGTGGCCCTGCTGCCCTTCGTGAATCCCGAGGGCTGA
- a CDS encoding sigma-70 family RNA polymerase sigma factor produces MARHPADPIRTRNRRVAEHLFLVRRVANHYAACTAERRDDLQQVGALGLIRAAERYDSQSAVPFAAFARPHIRGAVLHYLRDVAPLLRLSRRLHERAYQLNRQGTRTAELDSLRSWQMVQLLPPWRLQATQAAARDALADQPMPQHQGSESGIEPQDALAALGRLERRQKQVVEAVVLEGQTLRAVAERLGISAATVHRLLHQALAELRRQLSPASGAQGC; encoded by the coding sequence ATGGCACGCCATCCAGCAGATCCGATCCGCACGCGCAACCGGCGGGTCGCTGAGCACCTGTTTCTGGTGCGCCGTGTGGCCAACCACTACGCGGCCTGCACGGCGGAGCGCCGCGATGACCTGCAACAAGTGGGTGCCTTGGGGCTCATCCGTGCAGCTGAGCGTTACGACAGCCAGAGTGCGGTGCCGTTTGCGGCGTTTGCACGACCCCATATCCGCGGGGCTGTGCTGCATTACCTGCGGGATGTCGCGCCATTGCTGCGGCTCTCGCGCCGGCTGCACGAACGCGCCTATCAACTCAACCGCCAGGGCACTCGGACGGCTGAACTGGACAGCCTGCGCTCTTGGCAAATGGTGCAGCTGTTGCCGCCCTGGCGTCTGCAGGCCACACAGGCCGCTGCCCGCGATGCTCTGGCTGATCAGCCCATGCCGCAACACCAGGGATCAGAGTCTGGGATTGAACCGCAGGACGCGCTCGCTGCCCTGGGACGGCTGGAGCGCCGCCAGAAGCAAGTGGTGGAAGCGGTGGTGCTGGAAGGCCAGACCCTGCGCGCGGTGGCTGAAAGGCTTGGCATCAGCGCGGCCACCGTGCACCGGTTGCTGCATCAGGCCCTGGCGGAGCTCAGGCGTCAGCTGAGTCCTGCATCTGGCGCTCAAGGGTGCTGA
- a CDS encoding ATP adenylyltransferase translates to MGRFLEAALERSRQAERSGALVPLQTEVVPLGGCEPFVLRRLLCDTPKHLRSAGPKPNPFLPWDPELEVSCLSDEHVLILNKFPVQRGHVLLIPQRWQPQSGWLSAADWQALAAVEADTPGLWFFNSCAAAGASQPHRHLQLLPREPAEPSCPLAAACAQQLRGSRDPWPWLYRLSPRLHSGTAQAAAELEELYQRHQRDLGLGAPDLHPQPQQPYNLILEPAWFMTVVRTREHWAGMSINALGFAGCLLITPESDTAWLQQHGPLALLQAVAGR, encoded by the coding sequence ATGGGGCGGTTTCTGGAGGCAGCTCTGGAGCGCTCACGCCAGGCAGAGCGCAGCGGGGCGCTCGTGCCCCTCCAGACCGAAGTGGTGCCACTGGGCGGTTGCGAGCCCTTTGTGCTGCGGCGACTGCTCTGCGACACACCGAAACATCTGCGCAGTGCAGGGCCCAAGCCCAATCCCTTTCTCCCCTGGGATCCGGAGCTGGAGGTGAGCTGCCTCAGCGACGAGCACGTGCTGATTCTCAACAAGTTCCCCGTGCAGCGGGGCCATGTGCTGCTCATCCCTCAGCGCTGGCAGCCGCAATCGGGCTGGCTCTCAGCGGCGGATTGGCAGGCTCTGGCAGCGGTGGAGGCTGACACCCCGGGCCTGTGGTTTTTCAATAGCTGCGCCGCCGCCGGGGCCAGCCAACCGCATCGGCATCTCCAGTTGTTGCCGCGTGAGCCCGCCGAGCCCAGTTGTCCGTTGGCCGCTGCCTGCGCGCAGCAACTGCGGGGCAGCCGCGACCCATGGCCCTGGCTCTACCGGCTGAGCCCACGCCTCCACAGCGGCACCGCCCAGGCGGCAGCGGAATTGGAGGAGCTTTACCAGCGTCACCAACGGGACTTGGGGCTGGGGGCGCCGGATCTGCACCCCCAGCCCCAGCAGCCCTACAACCTGATCCTGGAGCCCGCCTGGTTCATGACCGTGGTGCGCACTCGGGAGCATTGGGCTGGCATGAGCATCAATGCCCTGGGGTTCGCCGGCTGTTTGTTGATCACGCCAGAGTCCGACACAGCCTGGCTGCAACAGCATGGTCCCCTGGCGCTGCTCCAGGCGGTGGCCGGGCGTTGA
- the pheT gene encoding phenylalanine--tRNA ligase subunit beta encodes MRVSLQWLRELVACDLPTDELAERLSVAGFEVEEIEDLAARAAGVVVGHVQSREQHPNADKLSVCTVAIGAAEPLQIVCGAKNVRAGIHVAVATVGSYLPSVDLTIKPAELRGVASSGMICSLSELGQADSSDGIVILDEALESVPALGTPVGPLFGLDDQVLELAITANRPDGLSMQGIAREVAALSGASLTLPAAAPAVAAQPLPVDAGVKERIEAGGLFSLTALNGITVAPSPQWLQNRLERAGLRPINNVVDITNLVMLEFGQPLHAFDAAKLAALSGGQADPARLDLRRGRSGEAFKALDGSEHSLSEEAWVVSYADQAVALAGVIGGDNSCVDDTTTSIWLEAAMFAPQTVRRSARSVGLRTDASSRFEKGLPREVTLTAADRAVKLLQELCGAQLDGRWCHERQEAPRPALNLRSDALHNLLGPVVDAEGNESDLPDAEIEQILTALGCSLSPDDEGWQVQVPPSRAMDLQREVDLIEEVARLVGYDRFASHLPDPIEPGGLSDEQQAERRLRRMLAAAGLQETCSLSLGPAASERPGADPAKRVALANPLLADYSHLRDSLVDELLAAAQRNLQAGRSGFWAFELGNVFDASANDGGQRLQLAGVICGARQAELWSSSGKPQALDYFQARGVLQQALESLKLPVEDRRLSDEPLLHPGRAAQVVVEGRPTGWFGQVHPELAERYDLPAATYLFQLEVPQLLSAATRRNRWQPAFAPFATVPASERDLALVVPSSTASGQLLQAIRKAGKPLLEQAELVDRYEGEQVAAGSCSQAFRLRYRDAKRTLTDADVDAAHAKIRAALEKQFGAQLRA; translated from the coding sequence ATGCGGGTCTCGCTCCAATGGCTGCGGGAGCTGGTGGCCTGTGATCTGCCCACCGATGAGCTGGCGGAGCGCCTCTCGGTGGCCGGCTTCGAAGTGGAGGAGATTGAGGATCTCGCTGCCCGTGCCGCCGGTGTGGTGGTGGGCCATGTGCAGAGCCGCGAGCAGCATCCCAACGCCGACAAGTTGAGCGTTTGCACGGTGGCGATCGGCGCCGCCGAACCGCTGCAGATCGTGTGCGGTGCCAAAAACGTACGCGCCGGCATTCATGTGGCGGTGGCCACGGTGGGTTCGTATCTACCGTCGGTGGATCTCACGATCAAACCAGCCGAACTGCGCGGCGTGGCCAGCAGCGGCATGATCTGCTCCCTCTCCGAGCTCGGCCAGGCCGACAGCTCCGATGGGATCGTGATCCTCGATGAGGCCCTGGAGAGCGTGCCGGCCCTGGGCACCCCCGTGGGCCCCCTGTTCGGGCTGGACGACCAGGTGCTCGAACTGGCGATCACCGCCAACCGGCCCGATGGCCTCTCGATGCAGGGCATCGCCCGGGAAGTGGCGGCCCTCAGCGGCGCTTCGCTCACCCTGCCCGCCGCCGCCCCTGCCGTGGCGGCCCAACCGCTGCCGGTGGATGCAGGCGTGAAGGAGCGGATCGAAGCCGGTGGTCTGTTCAGCCTCACGGCCCTCAATGGCATCACGGTGGCGCCCTCGCCCCAGTGGCTGCAGAACCGCCTCGAGCGCGCCGGCCTGCGTCCCATCAACAACGTGGTCGACATCACCAATCTGGTGATGCTCGAGTTCGGCCAACCCCTGCATGCGTTTGATGCCGCCAAGCTGGCGGCCCTCAGCGGTGGCCAGGCCGATCCGGCCCGCCTGGATCTGCGCAGGGGCCGCTCCGGCGAGGCGTTTAAGGCCCTCGATGGCAGTGAGCACAGCCTTAGCGAGGAAGCCTGGGTGGTGAGCTACGCCGATCAGGCCGTTGCCCTGGCCGGTGTGATCGGTGGCGACAACAGCTGTGTGGACGACACCACCACCAGCATCTGGCTGGAGGCGGCGATGTTTGCCCCGCAAACCGTGCGCCGCAGTGCCCGCAGCGTGGGCCTGCGCACCGATGCCAGCAGCCGTTTTGAGAAGGGTTTGCCGCGGGAGGTGACCCTAACCGCCGCCGATCGGGCCGTGAAGCTGCTCCAGGAGCTCTGCGGCGCCCAGCTGGATGGTCGCTGGTGCCACGAACGCCAGGAAGCGCCCCGCCCGGCCCTAAATCTGCGCAGCGATGCGCTGCACAACCTGCTCGGGCCCGTGGTGGATGCGGAGGGCAACGAGAGCGACCTGCCTGATGCCGAGATCGAGCAGATCCTCACCGCCCTCGGCTGCAGCCTCAGCCCGGACGACGAGGGCTGGCAGGTGCAGGTGCCCCCCTCCCGCGCCATGGACCTCCAGCGCGAGGTGGACCTGATCGAGGAAGTGGCCCGCCTGGTGGGCTACGACCGCTTTGCCAGCCACCTGCCCGACCCGATCGAGCCCGGCGGCCTCAGCGACGAGCAGCAGGCCGAGCGCCGTCTGCGCCGGATGCTCGCAGCCGCGGGTCTTCAGGAAACCTGCAGCCTCTCCCTCGGCCCTGCCGCTTCCGAACGACCCGGCGCGGATCCGGCCAAGCGTGTGGCTTTAGCCAACCCCCTGCTGGCCGATTACAGCCACCTGCGCGACAGCCTGGTGGATGAACTGCTGGCAGCTGCCCAACGCAACCTGCAGGCCGGCCGCAGCGGCTTCTGGGCCTTCGAGCTGGGCAATGTGTTTGATGCATCCGCCAACGACGGCGGGCAACGCCTGCAGCTGGCCGGCGTGATCTGCGGCGCCCGCCAGGCGGAGCTGTGGAGCAGCAGCGGTAAGCCACAAGCCCTCGATTATTTCCAGGCCCGCGGTGTGCTGCAGCAGGCCCTCGAGAGCCTGAAGCTGCCCGTGGAGGACCGGCGCCTCAGTGATGAGCCGCTGCTGCATCCCGGCCGCGCCGCTCAGGTGGTGGTGGAAGGCCGCCCCACCGGCTGGTTCGGCCAGGTGCACCCGGAACTGGCGGAGCGCTATGACCTGCCCGCCGCCACCTATCTGTTCCAGCTGGAGGTGCCCCAGCTGCTCAGCGCCGCCACCCGCCGCAACCGCTGGCAGCCGGCCTTCGCCCCCTTCGCCACCGTGCCCGCCTCCGAGCGCGACCTGGCCCTGGTGGTGCCCAGCAGCACCGCCAGCGGCCAGTTGCTGCAGGCGATCCGCAAGGCCGGCAAGCCACTGCTCGAGCAGGCCGAACTGGTGGACCGCTACGAAGGCGAACAGGTGGCCGCCGGCAGCTGCAGCCAGGCCTTCCGCCTGCGCTACCGGGATGCCAAGCGCACCCTCACCGATGCGGATGTGGATGCCGCCCACGCCAAGATCCGCGCCGCCCTGGAGAAGCAGTTCGGCGCCCAGCTGCGGGCCTGA